A genomic window from Elaeis guineensis isolate ETL-2024a chromosome 3, EG11, whole genome shotgun sequence includes:
- the LOC105041916 gene encoding LOW QUALITY PROTEIN: non-functional NADPH-dependent codeinone reductase 2 (The sequence of the model RefSeq protein was modified relative to this genomic sequence to represent the inferred CDS: inserted 2 bases in 2 codons), with protein sequence MVIIPEVALSSGYRPIPLVGMGTGALSLVPEDLKLAVLHAIELGYRHFDTAAIYQSEQPLGEAIAEALRRGLVNSRSELFVTSKLWCSEAHPDLVLPSLQRTLRNLQLDYLDLYLIHWPICLKPGAYNIPINEEDILPLDLKSVWKAMEKCQKLGLVKSIGVSNFSGKKLEELLEFAEISPAVNQVEMNPIWQQKNLRKFCKDRXIHVTAYSPIGGESFPGSRNLAMESEVLKEIAKARGKTVAQVSLRWXYEQGGSMIVKSFNKERLKENIKIFDWELSDEERQKISQIPQSKKYPVLSILSHGGLSDLLTFQILSDKLRLST encoded by the exons ATGGTGATCATTCCGGAGGTGGCCCTGAGCTCTGGTTACCGTCCCATTCCCCTGGTGGGCATGGGCACCGGCGCCTTGTCTCTGGTGCCCGAGGACTTGAAGCTCGCCGTCCTCCATGCCATCGAGCTCGGCTACCGCCACTTTGACACGGCTGCCATCTACCAATCCGAGCAGCCGCTCGGAGAAGCCATTGCCGAAGCCTTGCGACGTGGACTCGTCAACTCTCGGAGCGAGCTCTTCGTCACATCCAAGCTGTGGTGCAGCGAAGCACACCCAGACCTCGTCCTCCCCTCCCTTCAGAGGACCCTCCG TAACCTCCAATTGGATTACCTTGATCTCTATCTCATCCATTGGCCTATATGCTTAAAGCCTGGAGCATATAATATCCCTATAAACGAGGAAGACATTCTTCCCTTAGACTTGAAGTCTGTATGGAAAGCCATGGAGAAGTGCCAAAAGCTCGGTTTGGTAAAGTCAATTGGGGTTAGCAATTTCTCAGGAAAGAAATTAGAAGAATTGCTTGAGTTTGCTGAAATATCTCCAGCTGTGAACCAG GTGGAGATGAATCCAATTTGGCAACAGAAGAATTTGAGGAAATTCTGCAAGGACA GTATTCATGTGACTGCCTACTCTCCTATAGGAGGCGAATCTTTCCCAGGAAGCAGGAACCTTGCGATGGAGTCAGAGGTGCTCAAAGAGATAGCAAAGGCTAGGGGAAAGACTGTGGCTCAG GTTTCCCTAAGAT GATACGAGCAAGGAGGAAGCATGATAGTAAAAAGTTTCAACAAGGAAAGGCTCaaggaaaatatcaaaatttttgattgggAACTAAGCGATGAAGAACGTCAAAAAATTAGTCAAATTCCACAAAGTAAGAAATATCCCGTGCTGTCTATCCTCTCCCATGGAGGTCTATCAGATCTCCTGACCTTTCAGATTTTGAGTGATAAACTCag GTTGAGCACATGA